A DNA window from Kitasatospora atroaurantiaca contains the following coding sequences:
- a CDS encoding MFS transporter: MRARQARRPVRSAAYLGAAGAFAVCMAGTTLPTPLYGLYQEQLGFSELLVTVVFAVYAFAVIAVLLVAGNVSDTVGRRPVLLAGLGFAALSALCFLLEGGLPLLYAGRLMSGLSAGLFTGTATAYVMELAPAGREGRAAFAATAANMGGLGLGPLMSGVLAQYAAQPLVLPFVVHLVLVALAAGVLLALPETVASAKPLSAARPQTPRLPPEVRGVFVPASVAAFAGFALFGVFTAVSPAFLTQTLDVHNRAVIGLIVFSAFLASTAGQLAAGSLGDRRALPLGCAVLIAGLVLLGGSLLRETLWLLVLSALVGGAGQGLSLRGAVGAVAAVAPAEHRAGTISALFVVAYTGISIPVIGVGVLTGPLGLEDAGVAFIACMVLLTASAGMYLQQRPAPAP, encoded by the coding sequence ATGCGTGCTCGTCAGGCCCGGCGCCCGGTCCGTTCCGCCGCGTACCTCGGCGCTGCCGGCGCGTTCGCGGTCTGCATGGCCGGGACGACCCTCCCCACCCCGCTCTACGGGCTCTACCAGGAGCAGCTCGGTTTCTCCGAGCTGCTCGTGACGGTGGTCTTCGCGGTGTACGCGTTCGCCGTGATCGCGGTGCTGCTGGTCGCGGGCAACGTCTCGGACACGGTCGGGCGCCGCCCGGTGCTGCTGGCGGGTCTGGGGTTCGCGGCGCTGAGCGCACTGTGCTTCCTGCTGGAGGGCGGGCTGCCGCTGCTGTACGCGGGGCGGTTGATGTCGGGCCTGTCCGCGGGTCTGTTCACCGGCACGGCCACCGCGTACGTGATGGAGCTGGCGCCGGCGGGCCGGGAGGGCCGAGCCGCGTTCGCGGCGACCGCCGCGAACATGGGCGGACTGGGCCTGGGACCGCTGATGTCCGGGGTGCTGGCGCAGTACGCGGCGCAGCCGCTGGTCCTTCCGTTCGTGGTGCACCTGGTGCTGGTGGCCCTCGCGGCGGGAGTGCTGCTGGCACTGCCGGAGACGGTCGCGAGTGCGAAACCGCTGTCGGCGGCACGGCCGCAGACGCCGCGTCTGCCGCCGGAGGTACGAGGGGTGTTCGTGCCCGCCTCGGTGGCGGCGTTCGCCGGGTTCGCACTGTTCGGGGTGTTCACCGCGGTGTCGCCGGCGTTCCTGACCCAGACCCTGGATGTGCACAACCGGGCGGTGATCGGGCTGATCGTCTTCTCGGCGTTCCTCGCGTCGACGGCCGGCCAGTTGGCGGCGGGCTCCCTGGGTGACCGGCGGGCGCTGCCGCTGGGCTGTGCGGTGCTGATCGCGGGGCTGGTGCTGCTGGGCGGCTCGCTGCTGCGCGAGACGTTGTGGCTGCTGGTGCTGAGCGCCCTGGTCGGCGGGGCCGGCCAGGGGCTGTCGCTGCGGGGTGCGGTCGGGGCGGTGGCCGCGGTGGCGCCGGCCGAGCACCGGGCAGGGACGATCTCCGCGCTGTTCGTGGTGGCCTACACGGGCATCTCGATTCCGGTGATCGGCGTCGGAGTCCTGACCGGGCCGCTCGGGTTGGAGGACGCCGGGGTGGCGTTCATCGCGTGCATGGTGCTGCTCACGGCTTCGGCCGGCATGTACCTGCAACAACGTCCGGCGCCGGCGCCCTGA